In Streptomyces sp. NBC_00341, the DNA window CCGGAGCCGGGGCCGCCGCCTCCGGAACGTGCAGGGCTGGGCCTACGGAACGAGCAGGCCCAGCCCGCCACACGTGCGCGCCTCGAAGGACTCGATGCGCAGGGCCTGTTCATCGGTGAGCACGTCGCACACCCAGTCCCAGTGCAGCGCCACCCGGTCACCGGGGCGGACGCCGTCGATCAGCGTCCGCCCGCCGGCCGCGAGGCGCACCGTCTCCTCCTGCCAGTCGCCGGCAGCCGTTCCGGTTCCGTCCCAGACCAGCGGACGGGACCGGACGGTCGCCACCTCGCTGCCGCCCGTGAGCACCACGCCCGTCCGGATGCGGCACCGGTCCAGGACGGACAACGCGGTCGGATTCCCGTCCGGCCGCAGCATCCGCGCCCACGGATACACCTCGAACACCTGAAAGCTGTGGTGGGCCAGGGCCCGCCCCGCCGCCTCCCGCCAGGTGCCGCCCAGCTGGCCGCGGAAACGGTCGGTCAGCCGCTCGACCAGGGCGGCCGGATCGGCCAGCTCCAGCAGCTCGTTGCCGATCCAGTAGGCCTCGACCACCCGCACATCGAGCGGGTCGGGGAGCCCGGCCGTCTCCGCGAGGAACTGCAGATAGCACCAGGCCCCCTCGAACTGCCGGGCCCGCCGCTCGATGCCGGCGGTCTCCTCCCGGCGCAGCAGCGCCGCCGCGTCGGCGGGGCCGCAGTAGCCGAGCTCGTTGGGCGGATAGGCGTATCGCGCGAACAACAGCGCGCCCTCAGCACTCACTCAGCAGATCCTCGCCCGTCGCTACGCACCCGGCCGGTCCCCGGC includes these proteins:
- a CDS encoding DUF6390 family protein; the protein is MSAEGALLFARYAYPPNELGYCGPADAAALLRREETAGIERRARQFEGAWCYLQFLAETAGLPDPLDVRVVEAYWIGNELLELADPAALVERLTDRFRGQLGGTWREAAGRALAHHSFQVFEVYPWARMLRPDGNPTALSVLDRCRIRTGVVLTGGSEVATVRSRPLVWDGTGTAAGDWQEETVRLAAGGRTLIDGVRPGDRVALHWDWVCDVLTDEQALRIESFEARTCGGLGLLVP